From bacterium, a single genomic window includes:
- a CDS encoding ribonuclease HII, giving the protein GRGPLAGPVVAVACSLKEEISEIKDSKLLSKKKREGLYEILIKRADYGIGVVENGLIDKINILNASLLAMRIAVLSLKKKPSLVLVDGPYKIPDIPYEQIPIIRGDKNELVIGAASIIAKVTRDRIMENYDKIFPDYGFAKHKGYPTREHIMAIQKYGLSKLHRITFTKHLKRE; this is encoded by the coding sequence CAGGAAGGGGTCCACTGGCAGGGCCAGTAGTAGCTGTAGCCTGTAGCCTGAAGGAAGAAATATCAGAGATTAAAGATTCAAAATTATTATCAAAAAAGAAAAGGGAAGGGCTTTATGAAATACTAATAAAAAGGGCAGATTATGGAATTGGGGTAGTAGAAAATGGGTTAATTGACAAAATAAATATTCTAAATGCCTCTCTTCTGGCAATGAGAATTGCTGTCCTTTCTTTAAAGAAAAAACCATCCCTTGTTCTGGTTGATGGTCCTTATAAGATTCCAGATATTCCTTATGAACAAATCCCAATTATAAGGGGGGATAAAAATGAGCTTGTAATAGGAGCTGCCTCCATTATTGCAAAGGTAACAAGGGATAGAATAATGGAGAATTATGATAAAATATTTCCTGATTATGGCTTTGCCAAACATAAGGGCTATCCAACAAGAGAACATATTATGGCTATTCAAAAATATGGTTTATCGAAACTCCATAGAATTACCTTTACCAAACATCTTAAGAGAGAGTAA